The sequence GCTTATTTGCTGTGAACTGATGGCCAAGTCTGATTACATACAAAAGAACGGTTGTAATTGCTCCAACTTAAATTATGACGTTTACagatttatattcaaataacAGCCGCTGCTAAAGTTAATTTGAGTAGTCCCTTTCAAAATTAGATTCTTCAATCCTCTTCTTTAGAGATCTATGATACTTTTGATGAGCCGATTGTTGTTTCTTGGTACTTGTTAGTCTGTCTTTCGGTCTTAGCTTTGCTTCCTTCATcgctcttttcttttctgaggAGTCCAAAACTTATTTAATAGGTCTTGGTTGGGGATCAGGTCTGAGCACTGTATGATTGATAACGTGAGCTGTTGCACGCATATCTGATCGGGTACTCTGATCGAGAGTTGAGACCATTTTTCTTTCCGCTTTGTTTTATAGAAACAAATGGCAACAAGAGTCTGAACCAGTAAACATCACTCTTCAAAGTATAAATGGCCTGTAAATTGCAATATGGTCTTGTTTATTTAGTTATACCAGTTCTTTCAATGTAAGGTTCAAGACCATAAACCAAACTTTCATTCATGTTCAGCAAGGGCTAACATAGGATGCTACTTCAAGTTGTGCTTGCATTTCTTTACATGCCATAAAGAATGTTCTCCCTTAGTATTGCCATTACAACAATTAGTAATCCTCTGTAATGCCATTACAACAATTAGTAATCCTCTGTAATGCCATTACCAGAAAGCACCATTGTCTTTGCAccagaaaacaaagaaaggcTTCTGTTAAAAACATCGAATTGCAAATATGACTAgtaaataatactaaaatacaaactgaaataatacataaaatctGTCTTTagagaaaagcaaaatttttgACATCAGAATTTGATAGAGGTCGTTTCGTGACATAACTCAAATTTGTCTCACAATGCGTCAATTCCCTTTGGtcttatcatattttttggATCATTCACTACAGGTCCATGTCATGTTTGAAGCAATTAAGCAGGAAAACTGGAGGCCATCATCAAATAAGCAAGAACAAATTTACCAGTCTGATCCATCAGGGAAAGGTTTCAGCGCATCTTGCTTGCCATTAATATACAACTCTACAATTGCTTTCATTCTTGGAAGTTTATCAGGATGGTAATTTACATGAATGATTACAGGCTTAAGCTTGCTCAAGTTAGCATCTTTCCTCACAGTCTTGAAGAGGACTTTGCTGTTCATGAAGAGATAGAAATCCATAGTTCTCCTAGAAGCATAAAGTCCATCATACCCAGGATGCGAAGGGTAAAAGAGTTCCTCGTTGAAAACAGCCTGATCCCAAACCTTCTCATGAGCAAGCCGATTGGCTACACGATCCAACAGCTCGATCGAAGGAATTGTTGGCCTAATATAGAAAAAGCCGGAGTTGAAGACCCATATCCTCATCGTATGAGCATATCGAGCCCAACCCATAGCAGGCTCATCAAAGACATCATCATAACCATAGGCTGTTAAATTGTTGTGCCCATCAGTCATAGACTCCACATCTGAATCCCGATAAAGGTAATCAAAAGGGTTTTGCAAATACACGATATCAACATCTGAGAGAAGAACACTATATCCCAGCTGCAAGAACTCCCTCAAGATATGAAATTTCAATCCTGAAACAGCATGGTTGCCACCAGTCTTTCCTATGGAATCGATTCCCTCATCTGGGTCTCTCTTATACACTGGAACATCATTTGATTCGCAAAAATCAGCAATCTCATCATCCAATGCAACAACCAAATAATTGGGTATACCAACTTTCTTGATGCTATTAAACcaaatctccaacatttcctTCACATTTGAATTAGCTAAAGCAACTATAATTTCTCTCTGAACCGCAACTTCCTCTAATATTTGTGCTAATCTCGGGTTTACTGATACATCTTGGACAACTGTTGGGTTTGTTCTCAAACCCTTAACAGTCCCAAAAGGTCCAGCTTTATGCTGGTCACCCAACACAGCTACTTGCTCTTGTGCTTGACCTTTACCCCTTTCAGCAAATCTAAGCTTTTCAGTGAGCTCCTTAACCTGTTTCTTTAGTTCAGCATTTTTCTCTGATGCTGCTGCAAACTCTTTTCTCAACACGTTTAGCTTCTCAGATGATTCACATGATGATGTCGATACAACCTAATAGCAAATAACCATAAAACATAAATCCACATGTTTGAAATGATGCtagaattcaattaattttgattaaaaacttcaatttgaaataattCTACAGTATATCTTTATGACGAAAATGGTTTCGTTTCTTCCAAAGCAACCTATCATagtattttgaaaatctaaatatgcaagaatttaattgaattaaattctatttagtCAATTCTTTGTTTGGAAAGATCATAAAGCTAGAGTTAAATTCTTTTGACTTAGAAGAAGATATTTtggaagaaataaaatcatacaACAAGTGACATAATACCCAAGGATTCAATTTTGCAAAGGAATTAGTCCAAACAATACTAGAATGTGttgatagaatttattttgaaaaatttacataCTTTTCAGAAATGAAAAAGTTAGCCAAAAAGACTGAATTCTTGCAtactattaaaattattatatctgATGCTGAAAACGATGGAGTAACTAAAATGAATGGATTGAAGACACAATTAGCAAAGTTATAAACAAATCTCCACAGATCACATTACTACTACTACTGctactaataataatgatgaactcacaacacaaaacacaaatcACAATTTAAAAGACGATGGAAATTAAAATTCTGGGTCATTACAATTCAACCAAAGAAACAAAACCTAATaggaaaagaatgaaagaaatgGGATTTACCTGGTTAATAGAGTTGGAGAGATGGCGAGAATTAAAGTGAGGATGGGAAGTGAAAATACCGTTAGGGAAAAAGAAAGCGAAAACACATCCAAGTAATATTCCAATTGCAATGGCAATTGCGATTCTTGATTTGCGAAGTGACTGCGAGCTGTTGCTGTTTCTCATTAAAGCTCCTTCTCTGCGTCCAatcatctttcttctttagcccaaatattgtattttgatttctttctttctttatcaattACAGATAAAGAAACTCATGTTTTCTTGGGATACTGATACATAACAATGTATATATTCCTGTGTTGACTCTCAAGTTGGCTGCTTCAGTTTTGTAA comes from Ricinus communis isolate WT05 ecotype wild-type chromosome 5, ASM1957865v1, whole genome shotgun sequence and encodes:
- the LOC8279527 gene encoding arabinosyltransferase RRA3, giving the protein MIGRREGALMRNSNSSQSLRKSRIAIAIAIGILLGCVFAFFFPNGIFTSHPHFNSRHLSNSINQVVSTSSCESSEKLNVLRKEFAAASEKNAELKKQVKELTEKLRFAERGKGQAQEQVAVLGDQHKAGPFGTVKGLRTNPTVVQDVSVNPRLAQILEEVAVQREIIVALANSNVKEMLEIWFNSIKKVGIPNYLVVALDDEIADFCESNDVPVYKRDPDEGIDSIGKTGGNHAVSGLKFHILREFLQLGYSVLLSDVDIVYLQNPFDYLYRDSDVESMTDGHNNLTAYGYDDVFDEPAMGWARYAHTMRIWVFNSGFFYIRPTIPSIELLDRVANRLAHEKVWDQAVFNEELFYPSHPGYDGLYASRRTMDFYLFMNSKVLFKTVRKDANLSKLKPVIIHVNYHPDKLPRMKAIVELYINGKQDALKPFPDGSDW